The nucleotide sequence CTTCAAAATGACTCattgagaaaaatataattttggtcaactattttctttttcagaataaaaataaaaaataaagcttgatAAAGGAGAAAACAGGATTTGCCATTAAAATTAATTAGTCCTTTGAGttaaatattcctttaaaatctGAAAGTCATTTCAGTTCATAATTCAccttaaaaattatcaaaattttgccatgtaaaatttactttttcattaatttatcaaacatttttgcttggaaaataaTGAACAAATCCAGTTATGAAAATGCATTatcaaaaatgttataaaaacaaTAACTCAAAAGATATTCATGGGGAGTTCTCTGGTTTATCAGGGTATGGGATTTTGAACTTTTACTGCCATGGCCAAATTCAGTCTCTGGTTGCAAATCTGGTAACCCACAAACCACAGAgcagaccaaatatatatatatatatttacacctTCTTGTTCACTGAAGCATCATTTTTACAATAGCCAGATATGGCATCAACCAAAGAgacaatggaaaaatgaaaatagataaagaaactgttttatatatataaagtgaaactACACAGTCATAAAAACAAATCTTTCTACTTGTAGCAGCATAGATGGACTTTGAAGGCATTATGTGAACTGAAATAGgtaagacaaagaaagacaattatcatatgatttcacttatgtgtggaattaaaaagcaaaagcaaaaacagaaatctgAGCTCATACATACAGAGAACAGGTTGTTGCATGGCAGAGGCAGGAGTGAGGGGTGGACAAAATAGGTGAAAGTGGTCAGAagttacaaacttccagttacaaaacaGATGTCATGGGGATACTAtattgtacatttgaaagttATTAAGACAGCAAGTCTTAAAAGTTTTTAACACAGGAAAAATTTTAACTCCTGTGTGGTGATGAAtttaactagacttatcatggtgatctcTTTGCAATGTAtgcaaatactgaatcattacattgtacatctgaaagAATATAATATGCCatttgtatctcaataaaaatgctatttataaGCCTCAAGAGAAAGCCACagtaacaaaacaacaaaagccTCAGTAATAATTTAAATCGTGGAAAGTGATATGCTGTCAAAGACCCAAGTGCAAGATATGACTACATCCAGAGGAGCTTAACCGTGGGTTGGGTTTGCAATCTTCACAGTGAGCCGAGGGTCAGCAGAGACTGGTCATCAGCTTCCTGTACCTTCCTCCTGTCTCAGTCACTTCATCACTGCACACTCATTTTGGGAGATTTTCAAGACATCAGGATTTTAAGATACCCTGTTAAAAATGCTATATAATTTTAAgacaatataatttttcattaaggTTAAACTTTAATGAGTAAGTAatgtattatgaaaaaaatatttgcctaTTACCTGAGAGAAATAAGGGACTGAGACAAACAGAAGTgctaaagaaaatttaagataaaaaaaaatcacacacacagaaaaaatcaCGATAAAATTAGAGACAtgagtagaaagaaaaaatactgattGGAACAAGTGGATAAGAAAAAAAGACCTAGCTGATGCAAGCATGGTTGGGACTGAATGTTGACAGAGATTTAAAGAGAGGTTTCACAGAAGAATGATACATGGAACATGAAGAAGactagagaagagaagaaagatagTAACTGTAAAGCATAGAGCCAGGATCATGAGCATTTTTAGGCCATATTTTAGGTATTGTCCGTTCTCTAAAAGAGGGTTATGATGTGAGGCAATACTTTATAATGGTTTTCAGACTGGTTATGAAAGTGAATTTTTTCCCTTGGAAAGATTCATGCCACTCCTGAGATAAATTTTACTATATTTACAAGCCAAAAGGATGCTTTGTATGCCATATGTAAAATCAaaatagttttctcatctgtgtatacatatatattatatatatttacattatatgtaaatattgaatttgtatatgtatatattatatacatgcaaatgggaaataaatttgacatttatttgaagaattttatagattcaaatattaaaattttgatcATTGTATTTAAATCTAGGTGGAATTAATATAAGACAATCCAAAGAGTGCtatgaaaatgagaaatgagaaaaaattttaagagaaaacactGTCAAATATGAATGATGCAATACGCTTAGTAATGAAGAATTCTATTCAGGAAATTTTTACTTTGTGACTGTTCCAACACAAATTTCTGACTTAGacggcaatttttttttttttcctctaactaAAAGAGAATATAATCAGTTCAAGGCCCTTTTAGCCAGGCAGTTTTGCAAGCTCAAACAATTTAATGAGTGTGTGCCTCTCCTCCTGTCAGCAAACAGATTAACAATTGGCCTCAGGTAAATGCTTAGCttgaaatgatacaaaggaatgACCACGTGTTTTAGCACGTGTTGTGTCCACGGTATATAAGCGTCCCTCCGCACGAGCTGACATCCTCACTCAGGACCTGGTCTTGAACAGCAAACCGGACCCCCCCGACACCATGTGCCATTGCAGCGACTACTACGGAGGCCTGGGCTACGGCTGCGGAGGCTTCGGCGGCCTGGGCTTCGGCGGTGGCTGTGGATGCGGCGGCTTCCGCAGGCTGCGCTTCGGCTCTGGCTTTGGAGGCTACGGGTGTGGCTCTGGTTTCCGAAGCTTTGGCTGTGGCTGCTGTCACCGCCCACTGTTCTTTAGAAGATGTGGTTTCTCCAGCTTCTACTAAACTCTGACTATAGTAACCCAACATCTGCTACCATCAGTGGATTCGACATAACGTTATTCAGTCGATGAATTGAGATTACCCTAGGCCTATATACACTCAAACCTTAAGAATTTcagagaatttatttattaattatacacatctctgtctcctgtttGCTGGAATTTGTTAGCTTGGGCCCTAACAGATGACTGATGTTGACAACCAATAAATTATCTCATTGGAAATACAAAATATGGATTTCTGGGGTTCATTTAACTCATTATGTATACATACCTGTATGTAATTTTTCTGTTTGTCTATTATAAATGCAAGGATTAtctcctttaatatttttataaaaacagctTGTGTTAGACATACCTATTGATAGTTGGTAGTGTTCTGTTTTATTAAAACTGTAGTCAGAGCATACTTGCATTTCACAAATCCTAAAATCcacatttctaaatttttaggaaaaataagcTGTTTTTCTGTGAATCTATTAATTATAACCTGTTATAATATTGTTCTATATTCATCATCTTCTGCTTTCATCTAGTTTGTTACGCATGTAAGATACAACTGAGTAAAATGATCTAAAAGTCATTAAGAAGCTGGATAGTAAAAATATGAACTTTGGCCACTCAACTCACTCATCTTACTTACTCTCTGACATCATCTGCATCATCATAACTGCATTGAAGCATTTGTAATTCAGTAAGAattcaatgggggaaaaaaaacaaaaaaattattgatgCTGGAtaagatgagggcaggaggagaagg is from Cervus canadensis isolate Bull #8, Minnesota chromosome 27, ASM1932006v1, whole genome shotgun sequence and encodes:
- the LOC122428847 gene encoding keratin-associated protein 19-3-like; the protein is MCHCSDYYGGLGYGCGGFGGLGFGGGCGCGGFRRLRFGSGFGGYGCGSGFRSFGCGCCHRPLFFRRCGFSSFY